A region of Bombilactobacillus folatiphilus DNA encodes the following proteins:
- a CDS encoding monovalent cation:proton antiporter family protein, producing the protein MKENNLLGNTYGQTLLLFGVLGEIIPLLGLTIYSSIKSGNGGTLWLLSLVFLAASFLLTRFRNFFKNFNKFTKSTTQLDMRFAFLVIVILVVLAMSVGAENILGAFLAGIVIKLLEPQKSTEMKLNAIGYGFLIPFFFILTGVKLNLVTLLSSKTTLILIPLILVAFLLAKLPSYFGFQLLFSKKNSIAGTWLSETTITLVISGVAIAQDIHALTAAQGGAFTIGAVLTCLLGPLMFKKLYQPKEQQIAKTNVHILGATSLAAAACQELPKEWYDVSLYTNHQENYDTYQDHVSITMVPNLDEDVLIQDGVFDTDVLVVSQIHSKTNYELALAAKKYGVERVLVRLDNPDPEEASQMAEELAQANVEYFSTFDVGVGVLRSAIESPRILPLITSTHSQIFEFEILNPNFAGTQISQLPKDITVSRIIRQRKPLVPHGETIMQLHDHLILTGPWDEISELHTTLSNPK; encoded by the coding sequence TTGAAGGAAAATAATCTGCTCGGTAATACTTATGGACAAACGCTGTTATTGTTCGGTGTTTTAGGCGAAATTATTCCATTATTAGGGTTGACTATTTATTCCTCCATTAAAAGTGGCAATGGTGGCACTTTATGGTTACTTTCACTTGTTTTTTTAGCTGCCTCCTTCCTATTGACACGTTTTCGCAACTTTTTTAAAAATTTCAATAAATTTACTAAATCGACTACGCAATTAGACATGCGTTTTGCCTTCTTGGTCATTGTCATTTTGGTTGTTTTGGCGATGTCGGTCGGCGCAGAAAATATTTTAGGCGCGTTCTTAGCGGGTATTGTGATTAAATTACTAGAACCGCAAAAGAGTACGGAAATGAAATTAAATGCGATTGGCTATGGTTTTCTAATTCCATTTTTCTTTATTTTGACTGGTGTTAAGTTAAATCTCGTTACGCTTTTGAGCTCCAAAACTACGCTTATTTTGATTCCGCTAATATTGGTGGCTTTCCTGCTGGCAAAATTGCCGAGCTATTTTGGCTTTCAATTACTTTTTTCCAAGAAAAATTCTATCGCTGGTACTTGGCTTTCTGAAACAACCATTACTTTAGTGATATCCGGTGTCGCCATTGCGCAAGATATTCACGCGCTAACGGCTGCGCAAGGTGGCGCTTTCACAATTGGAGCTGTTTTGACTTGCTTGCTGGGTCCACTGATGTTTAAAAAATTGTATCAACCCAAAGAGCAGCAGATAGCTAAGACCAATGTTCATATTCTGGGGGCAACATCTTTAGCTGCCGCCGCTTGCCAAGAGTTGCCCAAGGAGTGGTATGATGTGTCTCTTTATACCAATCATCAAGAGAATTACGATACGTATCAAGATCATGTATCAATAACTATGGTGCCTAACTTGGATGAGGATGTCCTAATTCAAGACGGTGTCTTTGATACTGATGTTCTCGTTGTTTCGCAAATCCATTCCAAAACTAATTATGAGTTAGCTTTAGCAGCTAAAAAGTATGGTGTGGAGCGCGTTTTAGTTCGGCTGGATAATCCTGATCCGGAGGAAGCCAGTCAAATGGCGGAAGAATTGGCACAAGCTAATGTTGAATATTTCAGCACATTTGATGTAGGTGTAGGTGTTTTGCGGTCAGCCATTGAATCACCACGGATTTTACCGCTTATTACTTCGACGCATTCCCAAATCTTCGAATTTGAGATTTTGAATCCTAATTTTGCTGGTACCCAGATTTCCCAGCTGCCTAAAGATATTACTGTCAGCAGAATTATCCGGCAAAGAAAGCCACTGGTTCCGCATGGCGAAACGATCATGCAATTACACGATCACTTAATTTTGACAGGACCTTGGGACGAAATTTCTGAATTGCATACCACTTTAAGTAATCCGAAATAA
- a CDS encoding MDR/zinc-dependent alcohol dehydrogenase-like family protein: protein MKIIGLINDKLIPYSRCNSNPIQIAENEIKVGTLDVNKPRFDKGSYKNGGFVLIKVLSFSCNYRDKAIIVKNGNKINYGLESEASPISYFGSDFVGEVIAIGPDVKDLKIGDRVIPDCAYPDAPAPNVAPGVVTNETSKGWLSLHHSKLLKIDTKISNNIAAGFSIGGQTSESMIRRSNINSTERALVLSARSNTSLFIIRGLLNRGINTTILSTTPWSKEELSTVQGAKYFYMERKNIKWPDILEKFDVIFDPFFDLHIGTAVNHLNVGGRYITCGYKNQHKTFYEPTDYVIENKLQDIMLQVMINNISIIGNCIGTTEDLVQAIRRYDIKNPPFKIYGSFTPNNGDDFLHQTYNVNARFGKVIMNYRE from the coding sequence TTGAAAATTATAGGTTTGATAAATGACAAATTAATTCCTTATTCTAGATGTAATAGTAATCCTATACAGATAGCAGAAAATGAAATAAAAGTTGGCACTTTAGATGTTAATAAACCAAGATTTGATAAAGGCAGTTATAAAAATGGTGGTTTTGTATTAATAAAAGTACTTTCTTTTTCGTGTAATTATCGTGACAAAGCTATTATTGTGAAAAATGGTAATAAAATCAATTATGGACTTGAGAGTGAAGCATCTCCTATATCATATTTTGGATCTGATTTTGTTGGCGAAGTAATAGCAATTGGTCCAGATGTTAAAGATTTAAAAATAGGTGATAGAGTTATTCCTGACTGTGCATATCCTGATGCTCCTGCTCCTAATGTTGCCCCTGGGGTTGTTACTAATGAAACATCAAAAGGTTGGTTAAGTCTCCATCATTCTAAATTATTGAAAATAGACACTAAGATATCTAATAATATTGCTGCGGGATTTTCTATTGGTGGCCAAACATCTGAAAGTATGATTAGACGTAGTAATATAAATAGTACTGAACGTGCACTAGTATTGAGTGCACGTTCTAATACTTCGCTATTTATAATTAGAGGATTGCTGAATCGTGGTATTAACACTACTATTTTATCAACTACACCATGGAGCAAAGAAGAATTGAGTACTGTGCAAGGTGCAAAGTATTTTTATATGGAACGTAAAAATATTAAATGGCCAGATATTCTGGAAAAATTTGATGTCATTTTTGATCCTTTTTTTGATCTTCATATTGGAACCGCTGTCAATCACCTCAATGTAGGAGGTAGATATATTACATGTGGTTATAAAAATCAGCATAAAACTTTTTATGAGCCGACTGATTATGTAATTGAAAATAAACTACAAGATATTATGCTCCAAGTAATGATAAATAATATTTCAATTATAGGTAATTGCATTGGAACCACTGAAGATTTGGTTCAAGCTATAAGAAGATATGACATAAAGAATCCACCTTTTAAAATTTATGGATCATTTACACCAAATAATGGAGATGATTTTTTACACCAAACTTATAATGTTAATGCTCGTTTTGGCAAGGTTATTATGAACTATCGAGAATAA
- a CDS encoding ABC transporter permease, translated as MNKNRVVTIMNKELLEIKKDKATLTSLFIIPIIFSIILPLLIIIGGTRNALIQNVSGINQFLGNLSVKFLPNNISHSQIGTYALFIYFFIPLFLLIPIIVSTVIASTSFVGEKENKTLEGLLYTPVTDSELILGKIMAAAIPSVFITWGSILIYGIILDTVGLTIFGRVIFPNAVWITVGFVLVPVITFLSILLVIMVSQRVSSSKSAQSVSMVLILPLIGLIISQASGLLIFNVLVTLLLAFILVIIDFVIFKIVVKKFNREKITLNL; from the coding sequence GTGAATAAAAATAGAGTTGTTACTATTATGAATAAAGAATTGTTAGAAATAAAAAAAGATAAAGCAACGCTGACATCATTGTTCATCATACCTATAATTTTCAGTATAATTTTACCCTTATTAATCATTATTGGAGGTACTAGGAATGCTTTAATTCAAAATGTAAGTGGCATTAATCAGTTTTTGGGGAATTTAAGTGTCAAGTTTTTACCGAATAATATTTCTCATAGTCAAATTGGTACGTACGCTTTGTTTATTTATTTTTTCATTCCATTATTTTTATTAATTCCAATTATTGTTTCTACTGTTATTGCTAGTACTAGTTTTGTTGGTGAAAAAGAAAATAAAACATTGGAAGGATTGCTGTATACACCTGTCACTGATTCAGAATTAATCTTGGGCAAGATTATGGCAGCAGCTATTCCAAGTGTTTTTATAACTTGGGGATCTATATTAATTTACGGTATTATTCTGGATACTGTTGGTTTAACTATTTTTGGTAGAGTTATTTTTCCTAATGCTGTTTGGATCACTGTAGGATTTGTTTTAGTTCCGGTAATTACTTTTTTATCTATATTATTGGTAATTATGGTTTCCCAAAGAGTTTCATCTAGTAAATCTGCACAATCGGTTTCTATGGTTTTGATTTTACCGCTTATTGGATTAATAATTTCTCAAGCAAGTGGATTGCTGATTTTTAATGTTTTAGTAACGTTATTATTAGCATTTATTTTGGTAATAATTGATTTTGTAATATTTAAAATAGTAGTTAAAAAATTTAATCGTGAAAAAATTACATTAAATTTATAA
- a CDS encoding ABC transporter ATP-binding protein, giving the protein MIINFNNVSKKINGINVVNDMSFSLAKGHVLALLGPNGAGKTTTIRLLTGLIVPNNGDIVIFNQKLNSRKVADKLREKISVQNDGSLYENLSIMENLRIWANLYNIPAKRAMSDIAELLDVFELVSRSDDKVKQLSKGMRQKVLLIRSLLPKPKLLILDEPTSGLDPQTSRKLIDCLESYIEEKDTTIIMATHQLDGLEQLATDILIMNSGRVIVQGESNRLINEHWPTTQLKIELDNANKARDYFDQNFSNNYFFKNEKVYLTVKNKQSIPKIIATITSNVDVIGINKVEHTIKELYFDLLGKGVL; this is encoded by the coding sequence ATGATAATAAATTTTAATAATGTCAGCAAGAAAATTAACGGTATAAATGTTGTTAATGATATGAGTTTTTCACTTGCTAAAGGACATGTTTTAGCGTTATTAGGTCCAAATGGTGCAGGTAAAACTACTACTATCAGGTTGTTGACTGGGCTAATTGTACCAAATAACGGAGATATTGTTATTTTTAATCAGAAATTAAATTCTCGCAAAGTAGCAGATAAATTAAGGGAAAAAATAAGCGTTCAAAATGACGGATCATTGTATGAAAATCTAAGTATAATGGAAAATTTACGTATTTGGGCTAATTTATATAATATTCCTGCAAAAAGGGCTATGTCAGATATTGCTGAGTTATTGGATGTATTTGAGCTGGTATCTAGATCGGATGACAAGGTAAAGCAATTAAGCAAAGGAATGAGACAAAAAGTATTGCTGATTAGATCATTATTACCTAAACCAAAATTATTAATATTGGATGAACCTACATCTGGTTTGGATCCACAAACATCTCGGAAGTTAATTGATTGTCTTGAGAGTTATATTGAAGAGAAAGATACTACAATTATTATGGCTACTCATCAATTAGATGGTCTAGAACAATTAGCAACGGATATTTTAATAATGAATAGTGGACGGGTAATTGTCCAAGGAGAATCAAATAGATTAATTAATGAACATTGGCCAACTACACAATTAAAAATAGAGTTGGATAATGCCAACAAAGCTAGAGATTATTTTGATCAAAATTTTTCTAATAATTACTTCTTTAAAAATGAAAAAGTTTATTTAACAGTGAAAAACAAACAATCCATTCCTAAAATAATTGCTACGATTACATCAAATGTTGATGTAATCGGAATTAACAAAGTTGAACATACAATTAAAGAATTATATTTTGATCTATTAGGTAAAGGAGTGCTGTAA
- a CDS encoding Ltp family lipoprotein, which produces MYKQGIYDQLISEYGNKFLPQATQYATDNLQTDYNANALASAKNYEQVEHLSTEEIRDQLTSQYGEKFSPDEANYAVQHSND; this is translated from the coding sequence ATGTACAAACAAGGTATTTATGATCAATTAATTTCTGAGTATGGAAATAAATTTTTGCCGCAAGCAACACAGTATGCTACAGACAATTTGCAAACTGACTATAATGCAAACGCCCTGGCTTCAGCTAAAAATTATGAACAAGTCGAACATCTTTCTACCGAAGAAATTCGCGATCAACTTACCTCTCAATATGGTGAGAAATTTTCACCAGACGAAGCAAATTATGCAGTTCAACATTCAAACGATTAG